The following coding sequences are from one Humulus lupulus chromosome X, drHumLupu1.1, whole genome shotgun sequence window:
- the LOC133805780 gene encoding uncharacterized protein LOC133805780, giving the protein MSRNLRPPQLIVPVEEHFTGRITWRDSWYFPKIKAKFIQCGLLDRVKESPFKQFFMAEPLNFSGVLVHQLLLHKFRGEKTDEVQFYIGKKRCRFSQLEFALVTGLNFEAGPSEAEIKAKTTSDRLILEYFNGHSPVSIGQLRRTFESCQIVDDVYKMSLCLLVEGVLKGREEKLMVWTDMLKMVDDVEFFFQYAVRLGQGIPRMINWQSKEKVEIHKEQLIKLFSKKQLAVYPYLCARPTKEQYVRTLTDNEAPLYVDMGPDDVDDHIFRTPEDMQITVIGDTEDSEGQDNQENHHEMASVLHDQLSV; this is encoded by the exons atgtctagg aacttaagacctccacaactgatagttccagtagaggaacattttacgggacgtatcacttggcgcgacagttggtactttccaaagattaaagcaaaatttatacagtgtggtttattggatagggtgaaggaatcccctttcaaacagttcttcatggcagaaccattaaatttttctggtgTCTTAGTCCATCAGCTGttgttgcacaaattcagaggggagaagactgacgaagtccagttttatattgggaaaaaacgatgtagatttagccaattggagttcgctttagttactggtttaaatttcgaggccggaccgtctgaagctgagattaaagcgaagaccacttcggatcggttgattcttgagtacttcaatggtcattccccagtgagcatagggcaactgcgcagaacttttgagagttgtcaaatagttgatgatgtgtacaagatGAGTTTGTGTTTATTAGTAGAGGGTGTTTTGAAAGGTCGTGAGGAGAAGTTGATGGTTTGGACTGACATGCTGAAGATGGTAGATGACGTTGAATTCTTTTTCCA ATATGCTGTGAGATTGGGCCAAGGCATTCCAAGAATGATCAACTGGCAGAGCAAGGAGAAAGTAGAGATACACAAAGAGCAACTTATTAAGTTGTTTTCCAAAAag CAGTTGGCAGTATACCCCTACCTGTGTGCCCGACCTACTAAAGAACAGTATGTGAGGACCCTTACAGACAATGAAGCCccattgtatgtggacatggg ACCTGATGATGTAGATGATCACATTTTTCGCACACCAGAGGATATGCAAATTACTGTAATCGGAGATACTGAAGATTCTGAG GGTCAGGACAATcaggaaaatcatcatgaaatggcATCTGTGCTACATGATCAACTGTCGGTATGA